The sequence below is a genomic window from Bacillota bacterium.
GATGGCCTGTCCACAATAGACGAACAATGCGAGCGCGCTGCTGCGCTTGGATTCCGCGAGGTATGCTTCGCCGATCATTTCGATTTCGAGCCCAGGGGCGGCCACTGGTATGGATTCCTTGATTACGAGCGCTATATTGAGGCTATTTCCAGGGCGAAGGCGAAATGGCAGGGTAGATTGATGATAAGGAAAGGGATCGAGCTGGACTTTCAGTCGCATTACGGGGACCAGGTGAGGGATTTTCTCGCCGGCAAGGAGTTCGATTTTGTGTTAGGGTCTATACATTGGGTGGACAGGCTCTCGCTGGTATCGGAGCTTTATGAGGGCCGGAGCATGGAGGAGGCTTATGGGCGCTACTTCGAGGAAGCCCATGGGGCGGCGAAAACCGGGCTATATGACGTTATCGCCCACCTGGATTATATAAAGCGGTATGCATTCCAGGTATATGGGAAATTTGACTTCTTCTCCCGGTTTTATGATCAGATCGAGGCGATACTCAAGGTGATGGTGGAAAACGGGACGGGTCTCGAGATCAATACCTCAGGCTTGCGGGGGGAGCTTGGCGAGACTTTGCCGGGGCCGGGTATCGTGAAGCTTTACAGGGAATTGGGCGGAGAGATCGTCACAATCGGGTCCGACGCGCATTGCACTGTCGATCTCGGATCGGGAATAGCCGAGGCTTTAGCCCTTTTGCAGACTGTGGGCTTCGATTATGTGGCGGTTTTCCATAAAAGGGAGCCAAAGTTCTTGAGGATCGAGACAGTAGCCTAGCCTCCTCTGGCGTGGCCTCGCCCCCATGATGTCCCGGGCCTGGGGCCGGATAGCGTCGGATAACGGACCTCGAAGCCCGGGGGACGGCTAATATGTTGGATAATTAGAGGAAGGAATTAATGCTCACATGTAGAATGCTGCATATTGAATCTCGCTAGGAAGCTAGAACGGAGGGGTAGGTTATGGCAAGAAGCATAAAGAT
It includes:
- a CDS encoding histidinol-phosphatase translates to MSPPLPSCTRRGLNEFSKIACQDGFDISRIEIAVFRDWYTIIGIPIFVVCPVWAHEREAGPRFLNVREELVCLMALEVKSNRQMNKRQEGRLGPLIDYHLHSHFSPDGLSTIDEQCERAAALGFREVCFADHFDFEPRGGHWYGFLDYERYIEAISRAKAKWQGRLMIRKGIELDFQSHYGDQVRDFLAGKEFDFVLGSIHWVDRLSLVSELYEGRSMEEAYGRYFEEAHGAAKTGLYDVIAHLDYIKRYAFQVYGKFDFFSRFYDQIEAILKVMVENGTGLEINTSGLRGELGETLPGPGIVKLYRELGGEIVTIGSDAHCTVDLGSGIAEALALLQTVGFDYVAVFHKREPKFLRIETVA